The DNA segment CGCCGCGGCGGGCTACCTGGTGAGTGATGGAGGCGCGGGCCCCACGGCCGTCGGGGCAGTGGCGGGCGGGGCGATCACCCAGCTTGCGCTGGGCGAGGACGCGTCGGTCCGCCAGGACGGCTTCGACCAAGGCTACGTCCAGGGGCAGAGTGACGCGATCAAGCGGCAGTATTTCCTGCGCCTTGCCCTCGAGCGAAAGCCGGCCGACGACGCCAAGGCGGCGGGCGAACCGGTGTACTACCTGGTGCCGGGCCCCGAGGTGACGGCCGATGGCCGCAAACTCGCGCCGCACCAGGTGGCGATCCGCGTGGTGGAGTAAATCGAGGCCAGCTTATGCACCCAAAAAACCAGTTGGATTGGCGTAGACGCGTCGCAGCATGGCTGTTGTCCCTTCCGGACGGCTGGCGGGCAGCGAGGCTTGGTTCAAATCGAGCCGATTGGTGGCGGATGGGTTCAGTGGCGCTGGCGGCTCTGCTGGCGGCGCCTGCGGCCCACGCGATCTCCGGCGTGCTCGACACCGTCGTCATCATGCAGGACGTGACCGACAGCTACAAATGGCCGCGCGAGCAACTGGAGTGGAACCGCGTCGTGGCCCAACTGCAGGAGCAGGTTCACACCACCGAACGTCTCGTGCAGCGCGCGGATCGAATGATCGAGCTGATGGGCACGGCGGAGAATGCCGCTGATTTCAGCGCGCCGCCGAGCGTCATGACGCCCGTGAACCAGGCCGTGCGGCTCGAAACGACGAAGCATGCGATCGAATCGAGCCGCAACCTGTTCCGGCTCGGGAGCAAGACCCGGTCGACCTACAACCCGGCGAACGAAGTAAAGGCCACGTTCGAGGTGGCGGGTGCGACCGAAACCCGCGACGAGAATCGTTACGCGCATTTCGCCATGCAGGAGGCGATGTACGCGCGATACCGGACGGCCGCGACGCACGAGGAAGAGGTGCAGGGCGCCGAGACGGCGCTGCAGGAGGAGACGCTGCGTCGGCTGAAGCAGGTGAAGACGGAAGCGCAGATCGCGGTGCTCACTGCCAGCCTGGCGGCGTCGAAACAACGCCAGGACCTGGCGCACCAGAAGACGGTGCAGGCGAAGGCGGACCTCGATGCGTTTCGCGCGCAGCTCACCACCGAGGAGGCGCGGAAGCAGGAGGCCGACCGTGAGTGGTCGGAGACCGTGGTCAAACGGATGCGCGACAAGGCGCTCACGGCGTATCGCCGCCAGTTCCGCGCCGTCGGTTCCGAGTCCAACTGAGCCGCGCATCCGCGGCTCCCCTCCGATGCGCTCCGCCCTTCGCCGCCGCCGGGCTTCGCTCATTTTCTGGTGTGTCCGGCTGCTGGGGGCGGCAGGCGCCGCGCTTTTCCTATCCGCGTCACCGGTCCATGCGGCCGAGCCCATGGACTTCGCCCCGTTTCAGCAGCGGGCGGGCGCCCTCTTCGATCCTGGTGCCGCCACGGCAAAGGAGTCTCCGCTGCGCGTTGCCTGCGGCCATGTCCTGCTCCTGGCGCAGGCAGGCTCGGTCTGCCTCATTGTGGCGGGGTTGATCAGCCGGATGCGGCGGGACGACGCCCAGATGGAGAGCATCGCGGGCACGATGCTGAAGGTGGCGTTTATCGCGACGGTTGCCCAATGGCGGGCTCTGGCGTGGGAAACGGCTGATCTCGCGGCCGGGGCGATCGGCTACCAGCCGGCGGTGGTGGAGGGCAGGCCGTCGCCGCTGTTGGCCGCCAGCTGGAAGCTGCTCGAGCAGTGGGCGCCGCCGGGATCGCCGTATCTGGATACGCTGGAGGCGAGCGCCACCCCGGCGCCGGCATCGGGCCAGGAACAGGAATGGAGCCTACGGGCCTGGAACTGGGCTCGCGGGATGGGGGCGGCGACAACGAACGTGGCCGACGGCACCTGGCAGGCGGCGAGCGGGGGATTGCGCGCCGCGGCCGTCTTCGTCTGTTGCGGCGCAATGTCCATCCTGGTGGCGCTCACGCTTCTGCTCGCCCTCAGCGCCGAGTTGGTGCGCGTGCTCTGCTTTGAGATCGGCTGCGCCGTGCTGCCGATCGGCATCGCCGGGCTTGGCATCGAACTCCTGCGGGGTGCCTCGCTCAAGTTCCTGCTGCGGCTGGTCGTGGTCGCCGCGTGGCCGCTGGGCTGGGCGTTGGCGGCGCTCGTGACGCTTCCGCTGGTGGAGGGAGGCACAGCGTGGATGCGGGAGATCTCTGCCGCGGCGCTGGGTGAGCAGGGCGCCGCGCCCTCGTCGCTCGCGGTCGCCGCCCCCTATCTCGGGTGGGGAACGGTCTTCTTCTGCGTCGCGATGACGGTGGCGCTGTGTCTCTGGCTTGCGCTCACCGTCGTGGGCATGCCGCTCCTGCTGAGTCGCGGTGCCGTCGCCGGCTTTGCGGCGGTCCACGGCTCAAGCGCGCGGGAGGTTGCGACAGCGCGCATCGTGGAGGGGGCGGCGGTGTTGCCCCAACTCATGGCGTCCGAGAGCGAAACGAGGTGCGCGGTTGGGCGCGAGCGGCCGGCCGGCAGTGGTCTGGAGTCGCGTGGGTCTCTCGTGAGCGTCGAATCTGTCCAGGCCAGTCGACGGACCTCGACGCCCGCCGCTGAGCCTGAGCCGGCGCGGAGGGACCGCACCGACTTCTTTCCTCCGCGGAGGCACGGGGCATCGTGAGTCAGGGCGCGGGCCCTGTTCGCACCACGTTGGAAGTATCCCAGTTTTGGGACAAAAACGTCCCAGTTGCGATGCCTAGGCGAGCGACGCTGTGCGGTCGCACATTTTTATCGTGCTATCAGATAGATATCTACGTTACTGGCAACGCCCCCGGCACATCGGCTGCAAACGGAGGTGCGTAGCATGGACATTCCTCGCCCAGACCAGAGCAAAGCGAAGCGCAAGAAGCGGATCCTTTACGGATCGATCACCGGCTTGGTGCTGGTCGGGATCACGGTGCTGCTCGCGCAGTTGAAGCCGGCGGCTCCGACCGTCGACCGCAACCTCGTGTGGATCGACACGGTGAAGCGTGGAGAGATGCGGCGCGAAGTGCGCGGTCTCGGCACGCTGGTGCCCGAGGAGATTCGATGGATCGCGGCGCGTACCCAGGGCCGGGTTGACCGCATCGTCCTTCGGCCCGGTGCCGTCGTGACGCCCGACAGCATCATTCTCCATCTCGCCAATCCGGACGTGGAGCAGGCCGCGGCGAACGCCGATTCCCAATTCAAGGCGGCGGAGGCCGAACTGCTGAACCTCCGCGTCACGCTGCAAAGCGGCGTGCTCGCCGCCGAGTCTGATGCGGCGAACGCGAAGGCGCTCTTTGAGCAGACCAAACTGCAGCTCGAGGTGAACGAACAGCTCTACAAGGACGGGCTGGTGTCGGCCCTCGACCTGCGGCTGTCCCGCGTGACGGCCGAGCAGGCCCAGACGCGGAACGGCATTGAGCAGAAGCGATACGCGTTCGCGAAGGACTCCATCGCCCCGCAACTCGCGGTGAAGGAGGCCGAGGTCGACCGGCTGCGCGCCCAGGCAAAATTGCGCCATGACGAACTTGATGCCCTGGCGGTCCGCGCCGGAATGAGCGGGGTTCTCCAGTTGCTGCCGGTGGAAGTGGGCGCCCAGGTTCAACCGGGCGGCAATCTGGCCCGCGTGGCCGATCCGACCCGCCTGAAGGCCGAAATCCGCATCGCGGAAACACAGGCCAAGGACATCCAGATCGGCCAGAGCGCGACCATCGACACCCGCAACGGCGTGGTGGCCGGCAAAGTGGCGCGCGTCGATCCGTCAGTGCAGAACGGCACCGTCACGGTCGATGTGGTGCTGCCGGGTGAGCTGCCTCACGGCGCGCGCCCCGATCTCTCCGTCGATGGGACCATCGAACTCGAACGCCTTGAGAATGTGGTCTTTGTCGGCCGCCCGGCGTTCGGCCAGGAGAAGAGCAAGGTGAATATCTTCAAACTCGACCCGTCCGGCACGTACGCCGTGCGCTCCCCGGTCACCCTCGGCCGTAGTTCGGTCAACACCATCGAGGTGATCGAAGGCCTGCAGCCGGGCGAGCGGGTCATCCTCTCCGACATGTCCCAGTGGGACGCCAACGAGCGGATCAAACTGAATTAACCTCGCGCCGGCCCCGCCGTGCAGAATTTCCGTAACTCCTGCGTTCCCGCCGTGTTCTCCCGGCATCCCATCATGATCCCCGTTGTTGTCGTTCTCGTCGCACTTGTCTCGCTGGTGGCCACCGACGCCACCGGAGAGAACTGATGTCGCGTCCGAGCGCGCCGTTTGTTCCCACCCGCCCCCAACCCTAGACTCGTACCAATCACATGGAATCGCTCATCAAACTCGAAGGCGTCACCAAGGTATTCCTCACCGATGAGGTCGAAACCCACGCGCTGTCGGGCATCCACCTCGACATCCAGCAAGGGGAGTACGTCTCGATCGCCGGCCCTTCGGGCTGTGGCAAGTCCACCCTGCTTTCGATCCTGGGCCTGCTCGATTCGCCGAGCGATGGTACGTACCTGCTCAACGGCCGTCCCGTGCAGGGGCTTTCGCTGCCTGAGCGGGCCCGGATCCGCAACCGTGAGATCGGGTTCATCTTCCAGTCGTTCAATCTGATCGGTGACCTGACCGTCTATGAAAACGTCGAGTTGCCGCTGACCTACCGCGGGATGCCGGCGGCCGAGCGGAAGCTGGCCGTCACGCAGGCTCTGGAAAAGGTAGGCATGGCCCATCGCGCGAAACATCTGCCGTCCCAGTTGTCCGGCGGTCAGCAGCAGCGCGTCGCGGTCGCCCGTGCGCTCGCGGGCAAGCCCGCGGTCCTGCTCGCCGACGAGCCGACCGGCAACCTCGATTCGAAGAACGGCGAGTCCGTGATGCAGCTGCTCGAGGAGCTCCACAAGGCGGGCGCCACGATCGTCATGGTCACCCACGATTCGCGGTTCGCGCGGCACGCCGGCCGCACGATTCACATTTTCGACGGGCGTGTCGTCCAAGAGCAGGTCGAAAGCGACCCGACGAAATAGCCAGGCGAGGCAAGGTGCGCGGATCGGGGGGCGCGTTCGGGTTGGAGCGCGTTCTTGGTTGGTTTGATCCGGCACCTTGCCTCCCAAGGCTGTGGTTCCGACCGCGGCCCATTGTCGCGACGCGCCGGCCCGAGCCCGGACGTCTTTTCGGTCTCACCAGTTCGGGCCAGTCAAAGCTGCCGCGGCGCCGCCCTGGCAGGCGCTGACAATCGCGACCGCTGGGCACTTCCCATCCCGGCCGGGATCCGCCCTTTTTTCACCACACCCCGCTGTCGGGCTCCGTTCCCGCCCGACGCGCCACTTTCCCCACACGCCCATGCTCTCGGATCTTCGCTTTGCGCTCCGGCTGCTCGCCAAGCAGCCCGGCTTCACCCTGCTTGCCGTGCTCACGATGGCCGTGGCCATCGGTGCCAACACCGCTCTGTTCAGCGTCCTGAACAGCGTCGTGCTGCGGCCGATCGATTACCCGGCACCGGACCAGCTCGTGCGGCTCTGGGTGGTCAACAAGCCGAGGAATATCGAATTTCCGGCCATCTCCTGGCCCCGGTACGCCCAGTTTCGCGACCACGCGACGATGTTCAGCGGACTCGCGATTACCGCGGGCAACTCCGTGACGCTCACCGAGCGGGGCGAGGCGGAACAGGTGCCGAGCCTGCAGGCGAGTGCGAACTTTCTCTCCACGCTGGGGCTGGCGCCACAGCTGGGCCGTGGATTCACGGCGGCGGAGGATGAGGCGGGCGGTCCCAATGTCGCTCTGATCAGCGATCGCATCTGGCAGACCCGCTTCGGCGGCACGCCGGACGTTCTGGGCAAGGTGGTGACGATCGACGGCGTGCCTTACACCGTCGTCGGGGTGCTGCCGAAGGCGATGCCGGTGCCGTTTCACCAAGTGGAAATCGTGAACCCCCGGCCACTGGAGATCCCGTACGTCCCCGCGCAGGCGCGTGACGGCGGTGCGGTCGTGTGGCAGGTGACGGGGCGGCTGAAGCCGGGCGTCACCCGGGAAGCGGCGGAGAAGCAGCTCCTTCAGCTCGACGCTGCGCTCCGGGAGCAGCGGCCGCAGCTGATTGATGCCGACAACGCGCTGCAGCTCCGACCTTTTGCGGACGAAATCATTCCGGCGCAGGTGCGGTTGGGCACGTGGGTGCTGGGCGCGGCGGTGGTGGCGATTCTCCTGATCGCGTGCGCCAACATTGCGAATCTGTCGCTGGCGCGGCTCGCGTCCCGCACGAAGGAGATCGCGGTGCGGACCTCGCTCGGCGCGGGTCGTGGTGCCATCGTGCGCCAGTTCCTCGTCGAGAGCCTGCTGATTGCCGCGACGGGAGGCGCCTTGGGCGTGCTGTTCGCGGCGTGGAGCCTGGATGGCATCCGGTTGTTTGCCGGAGACCAGATTCCCCGGATCGATCGCGTGGCGGTCGATGGCGCCACGCTGCTGTTCGCCATGCTGGCCACGGGAGCGGCCGCGCTGCTCGTGGGCCTCTATCCGGCATGGCAGGCGACGCGGACTGACGTGCAGGTGGTGTTGAAGGACACCGGCCGCGGGACCGCGGGCAGCCATGCGAACAAGCTCTTCCGCAGTTCGCTGGTGGTGGCGGAAATCGCGCTTTCGCTGGTACTGCTGATCGGCGCCTCGCTGCTGCTGTACAGCTTCTCGCGGCTGCAGCGGACCCGGCTCGGCGTGGTGCCCGACGGAGTGGCGGTGGCGCAGGTCAATCTGCCGGAGCGGGACTACGACACGGGCGCCAAGCAGCGGGAGTTTGTGCGGGTGCTCCAGCAGAAGCTGGACACGGCGCCGGAGCTGGCGGCCGGGGGGGCCGGTTTCGGTGTGCCGCTGACGGATTCGCAGGCGGTCACTCCGTACTCGGTCGGGGGCAGGCCACCGCTGCCGGTGCACCAGCGCAGTCTGGTTTCGTTGCGGCAGGTGACGCCGGGCTTCTTTCGCGCGCTCGGGATGCGGTTGAAAGAGGGGCGGTTGCTGACGGATGCCGATCGCGCGGGCAATCCGCTCGTGGGGGTGATTGGCGAGAGTTTTGCGCGCAAGCTGTTTCCGGAAGGGTCAGCGATCGGGCAGTCGCTGGTTTTCGGGCGAAATGGAGAAACCCGCTGCGAGATTGTCGGTGTGATCGAGGACGTGAAGTCGGCCGGTTTGGCGGCGCCGGTACCCGACGAGATCTATTGGGCCCATGCGCAGCGCGGGAACGGAATCTTTCACGTGGTGGGCAAGGCGCAGCCGGGGCTGGCAGCGGGGGCGGTTCTTCCGGTCCTGCGGCGGCTGGTGCGGGAGATTGACCCGAATGTGGCGCTCGCGACGCCCCGCACGATGGACGAACTTGTGGCGGCGAACGTGGCCACGACGAAAGGCGTTTCGATGCTCCTCACGGTCTTCGCCGGGCTGGCCGCGCTGCTGGCGACGGTGGGGATCTACGGCGTGATGGCGTACAATGTGAGCCAGCGCACGGCGGAGATCGGCGTTCGCATGGCCCTCGGCGCCACGGCGGGCAGCATCTTTCACTTGGTGTTGCGGAATGCCGGCCTGCTGGTCGGGCTGGGTCTCGCGATTGGACTGGGCATATCCCTGGCGGCCAGCCGGGTCCTGCAGCAGCTCCTCTACGAGGTGAAGCCCTTTGACCCGATCGTGTTTGCGGCGGTGGCCACCGTCCTGGCCTCGGTGGGCCTGCTGGCCGCTTTGATTCCGGCGCGTCGGGCCATGCTGCTGGATCCGCTGACGGCATTGCGCGCCGAGTAAGGGGCTTGCCCGCTCCCGCCGGCAAGCGGGTGGGCGGGCGTGCCGTGCCTTGACGAACTCTTTCCCACTCACCCAACCCACCCATGCTCGTTCAAAACTTCGTCCAGGACGCCCGTGTAGGCGTGCGGATGCTCCTCAAGGAGAAATCCTTTTCCGTGCTCGCGGTGCTCGTGCTGGCGCTCGGTATCGGCGGCGTCGCGACGACGTTCAGTGTCGTCAATGCCGTGATGTTGCGCGGGTTCTCGTATCCGAACGCCGACCGGCTGGCGGGCGTGCAGGTGATCAATGTCACCGATCCGACCCAGCGCGTGGCGAATCTGAACGGGTTTGGCAGCCAGATCTTCCCGCTCGATTTCGAGGAGATGGTCGCGCAGCAGCGCTCGTTCGAGCGACTCGCCGCGTACATCTCCGGCTCGACCGTGAATATGACGATCGACGGCACGGCGTGGCGTTTCACGGGGGCGTACGTGACCCAGGACTTTTTCCGGGCACTGGGCGTGGCCCCGATCCTGGGGCGGAATTTCACCGCCGAGGACAACAAGCCCGGGGCGGAGAAGGTCGCCCTCCTCAGCCACGAGCTGTGGCAGAGTCATTTCGCGGCGGCGCCGACGGTCGTGGGCAAGGCGGTGCGCATCAATGGTCGGGCGGCGACGGTGATCGGGGTGATGCCGCCGGGCTTTCGGTTTCCAGTCAACGAGCAGCTGTGGGTGCCGCTCTACGCGGAGTTTCCGCCCGCGGCGCGCAACTCGCAGACGGCGCGTGTGCAGGGCGTTTCGGTGCTGGGCGCCCTGGGGCGAGGTGTTGCCTTTGAGCAGGCGCAGGCGGAATTCACCGGGATTGCCCGGCGGCTGGCGGCGGAGTTTCCCGACACGAACAAGGGTTACGAGACCGCGGCCATCCGGCCATTGATCAAGTCGTTCCTTTCGCCGGCGCTTTCGGGCCAGCTCCTGACGATGCTGGGGTTCTGCCTGATCATCCTGCTGATCGCTTGCGTGAACGTGATGAACATGCAGTTCGCCCGCGCGGCGCTGCGGGCGAAGGAGTTGGCGGTGCGTTCATCGCTGGGCGCGACGCGCTCCCGGTTGATCCGGCAGATGCTTACCGAGAGCCTGATTGTGGCGCTGATCGGGGCGGTGTTTGGGGTGGGCGTGGCGGCGTATGCGACCGGCTTCCTGCAGGACGTGACCCACAACCTGGCCAACCCGTTGCCGGACTACATCGTGTTCAACGTCGATGGCCGGGTGCTCGCGATCGCCGTGGTCGCGGCCATGATGTCGGCGGTGGTGTCGGGGTTCGTGCCGGCCTGGGTGTCATCGCGGGCGTCGGCCGTGGAGGCGTTGAAGGAGTCGGGGCGCGGCAACACGAGCCGGAGCATCACGCTCATCACCCGGGGGCTAGTGGCCATGCAGATTCTCCTGAGTTGCATCCTGCTCATCGGCGCCCTGCTGGAGGTACAGTCGGTGGTGCGGCAGCAACGGATCGACTACGGCTATGATACCCAGGCGGTGCTCGTGGGCCGCATGGGGCTGATGGACGCGGCCTATCCGACAGGTGAGTCCAGGAAGCTGTTTTTCGACCGGCTGCTGCGGGAATTGAGGAATCATCCGGAATTTGAGCAGGCGGCGCTGACCAATCGGTTTCGAATGACGTTTTCGGGCGCGGCGAAGATCGAGATCGAAGGTCGCGCCTACCGCGCCGACGATTCCGATCGGCCGCTCACGAACTTTGAGCAGGTCTCGGATGGCTACTTCGAGACCCTGGGGGTGAAGCGGGTCGAAGGCCGGGATTTCGCGGCCGACGACGAGGATCGCAAGTTGCCGGTCGCCATCGTGAACGCGGCCTTCGCGCGGAAGTATTTTGGGCAGGAGAGCGCGGTGGGCAGGCGCTTCCGGACGGTGGTCAACAACGGACAGCTCTTCGGCCCCTGGCGCACCATTGTCGGCGTCGTGCAGACGACGCGGATGGTCGGCCCCTTCAACAATCCCAATCTCGACGAAGCCGGTTTCTACGTGCCGTACTTCGGGGCGCCGACCGGCCCTCTCCTCGAAGGCCCATTCCCGCACCAATTTGCGACAATCGTGGTCCGGCCCCGCGGGGGTGCGTCGCGGGTGCACGCGCTCGCTCCGGCGCTGCAGCGCGAGGTCAATCGGGTCGATCCGGATCTCCCCTTGTACTTTGTGGGCAGTGCCCAGGAGAACCAGGCGACGTTCATTGCGCCGAACCGGATTATCGCGGGCATGTTCACCTTGTTTGGCGCGGTTGCCGTCCTCCTTGCCTCGGTCGGCCTATATGGCGTGACCAGCTTCTCGGTTAACCAGCGCACCCAGGAGTTTGGAATTCGCATGGCCCTGGGCGCGGACCGGAGGCGGATTCTGACCCTGGTTCTCAGGCAGGGGGCCTACCAGTACGTGATCGGCGCGGTTCTGGGCCTCGGTTTGACGCTGACGATCGCGCTGATCGCCCGGCAGGCGATCGTGCAAAGTGCCCTCCTCTTCGAAGTGAGCCCGGCGGATCCGGCCACGTACCTGGGCGTGGCGGCACTGCTGGGCCTGGTGGCTCTCGTGGCGACGATCATTCCCGCCCGGCGAGCGACGCGGGTTGACCCGATGGTCGCGCTGCGGGCGGAGTAGGCCCCGGCTGGGGCGCGAAAAGGCCCCTGTGGAAATACCAGTGGCAAACGGTTGGCGTTCATAAAACCGTTGTGGTTCGCCCGTGCCCGGGCAGGGGCTGGCGACGTCAAACTCTGTCGTTCCCACGGGGCCCGCCGTTGGCCGGGCCCGCGAGGAGGGCGGGACCCCATGCGCGCCGCCCGAGGGCGGTCTGCCGCTGATGACACTGGAATCTAACACGAAAAGGTGCATACCGAGAGGCGCGGCGCTACGAAGGGCTGCAGAAAGTGAACATTGGAGAAACTAACCCCGACAAATCGCGTCCATGCCCCTGAATCCCCGGGCTCAATGGTCACCCGCAAACAATACGCAAGCATCGCAGTTGCGCGTGCGCAGCACCTGCTGCTACGGTGTGTTTACCCGGTTTTGATTTTGACTAACTAAATTTCGCACATCTCTTCAACCCATGGGCAACGCAACACAACAAAAGTACGGGCAGTTCGTTACGAAGCAGTCTCCCATCCTCTACGCGAAGCAGGAGATCGGCGGCATCATGGTGCGCCCGGATTCGCGGGCCGTGATGCGCAAGGCGATCGAAGGCCATCCCGTCGAGGTCGGTTCAGGCAACGACTACATCAATTTGTATCATGTGTTTGAGCGCATGGTCGAAGGCGACCGCCGGCTCGGGAAGCTGAAGCTCATCCGCAAGCAGATTGGACACTCGCGCTGGCTCATCTTCGTCGTGCCGGAGAACGCCGCCGCCCCCGAAGTCCCGCTCGTCGACGGCTACGATCCGAAGCGCGGCCGCTACAAGCGGTATGCCGAGCAACTGGCCGCCGGCAATGCCGTGCAGCTGCCCAGCAAGGTCGAGGCGGTCAAGGCGCGGCGCGCCTGGCAGCTCTACGTGCCGGCGGAAAAACGCCGCCAGCTGCGCTCCACGATCCGGAAGGTGCCGCGGACCGGTCGCTTCCTTGTCGCGGTGCTCCCGCGGGAAAAGTCAAAATAGAATTGACGGGGTAAAAGTATTTGGCTGAATGCCAGGTGTGGCGCACCTGGCCCAGCTTGAAGCGTACCTGAATCACCGCCTGCTCGGGCAGCCGGAGGCGGTGGCCGAGTTTTCCTCCGCGATCGTGCGCGCCGAATGTGGTCCGGCGCGGCCGGGGCGCACGCGGGCGTTCCTCCTCCTGCTCGGGCCCACCGGCACGGGGAAGACCGAGATGGTGCATCTCACCGCGCGGTTTCTCTACGGCGCCGCGGCGGCGCAGCGCCTCGAGCGGTTCGACATGGGGGAGTATCAGCACCCCGATTCCGTGGTGCGGCTCCTCGGCTCACCGGCCCAGCCGCCGTTGCTTGGTCGGGCCATCGACCGGCTGAACGCCGCCGGTGGTGGCATCCTGCTGCTGGACGAGATCGAAAAGGCGTTTCCGGATCTGCTCACGGCGCTCCTGTCGTTTGATTCCGCGCGGTCCACGATGTTCGACGGGACGACGCGCGACCTGACCCGGCTGGTCGTGGTCCTGACCTCGAATCTGGGTGCCGCCGAGGCCGCGCGCATGGAAAACAGCGGCTACAGTGCCATCTGCCGCAAGCTGCGGCACGCGGCGGAGGAGCGCTTCCGCAAGGAAGGGGTGGCGCGGTTCACCTCGGTGAACTGCATGAACGTCCTGACGTATCCCGTCCAGGAGCAGATCACCCGCAACCTCGTGGCCGCGGAGCTCGAACTGCAGAGCCAGCACCTGCGCCGCGTGATTTCGGCTGAATCCGAGGTTGTCACCTTTCTTGTCGGCAAAGGATTTTCGCCCGACCTGGGGGCGCGGCATATCCGCAACTGCGTGGAGCGCCATGTCGGGAATGCCCTCCGGGCCTTTGCCTTGGCCGGTGCGGATGATCCACCTGCGCGGGCCACGCGCGCGCCCCTGGCCGACCGCTGGTCGGATGCGCTGCTGCTCACGGTCGAGGCGGACGAACTCGTCGCCCGGCCTGCCGAACGCAGTGCCGCGCTCCGGGGAGTGCTCACCCGGCAGGTGCCGGCACCGGCGGCCGAGCCCCGGACGCGCCAGCCGTTCGCGGACCGGGCCGCGTCACGCTTTAGCCAACCCCAAACCAGCGATGCTCCCCGAACCTCCCCTGTCTGCCCCGCGTGAGAAAACTCTGATTGATGTCGAAGTGCTCGATTTCGGTCCGCTCTACGAGCAGGCCGTCGAGCACTACCTTTCGCTGCAACCCGAGCGCCGCGGCTGGTCGGCGGAAAAGCGCGGCCGCCTGGTTATTCGCACCGAATGCCGCTGGGGGCGCATCAACCTCGAGGACCACTCTTTGTACGTGCTGAACGAGACCGGCGAGGGGCCGCGGGAGCCGCTCTCCGCCACGACCAAGGCCTACGTGGCGCTCTTTGCCGAAATGCCCCCGCTGGGGAATGACCCCGGGTTCTTCGAGGCCAAGCCGTTCTGCAAGGTTCCCCTCGACGTGCACCTCGCCACCGCCCTGCGGGCCATTGGCATCGTGGCGCTGGAGGACTTCATCCGGGCGAAGATTCCAGAGATGGAGGCCGCCTATCAGGAGTGGCGCACGGTCCTCCAGCAGGCGCGCGCGCGGATTCTCGCCGCCCGGGCCCGCCAACCGAGCGGCGCGGCCACGAAGGCCGATACCCACACGCGTTTGCGCGGCTGATCCGGCCGGCCCTCCCTACGCCCAGCGCCATGAATGCCGCAGTGTCGCCAGCGGCCGGTGGCACCCCGCCCAGTGAGATCGCCCGGCCTACGCCCCGGCCGGGCGACCACGACATGCCCGTTCCGCGCCACACCCCCAGCGTGATCGCGGTGGCGGAGCGCAGGCGAGCCGAGTGGTGGAAGACCAGTGCGCTCCTCGTGAGCTTGGCCGCCCTCGCCCTGGCATACCTGACCATCCGGGCGGGACGGTCCATCGAGCGGATTTATGTCATGGATCCGCTGGGCAATGTGCACGCCGGGCCGGTCGAGCCGATGGCCGACTCGCGCCGGTTCTTCCACGTCACGGCCATCTACGCGACGAATGCCGCGCTGCAGCGCTCTCCCATGGGCTTCGACTTGGCGGAAGTCCTGAAACTCTACTACACGCCCCGCGCCGTGGCGAAACTGCAGGAGGATCACAAGCGCCGCGAAAACGACGTCCGCCGGCGCAATCTGCAGTGGAAACCCATCATCGATCAGATCAGCGATCCGGTTCCCGCCGGAGCGAACCGGCTCATCGAGGTCCGGGGGCGGATCATCATGGCCGGTGCCTACGCCAATCGCTCGTTCTATGACGAACGTCCATTCACCCTGGCGCTGACGCTCGGCCGCAACCCTGACCTTGGCCAGGCGGGAGCCTATCCCTGGGTGTGTCAGGACGTGGATCTCCGCGTCACGGA comes from the Opitutus sp. ER46 genome and includes:
- a CDS encoding ABC transporter ATP-binding protein, which codes for MESLIKLEGVTKVFLTDEVETHALSGIHLDIQQGEYVSIAGPSGCGKSTLLSILGLLDSPSDGTYLLNGRPVQGLSLPERARIRNREIGFIFQSFNLIGDLTVYENVELPLTYRGMPAAERKLAVTQALEKVGMAHRAKHLPSQLSGGQQQRVAVARALAGKPAVLLADEPTGNLDSKNGESVMQLLEELHKAGATIVMVTHDSRFARHAGRTIHIFDGRVVQEQVESDPTK
- a CDS encoding ABC transporter permease — translated: MLSDLRFALRLLAKQPGFTLLAVLTMAVAIGANTALFSVLNSVVLRPIDYPAPDQLVRLWVVNKPRNIEFPAISWPRYAQFRDHATMFSGLAITAGNSVTLTERGEAEQVPSLQASANFLSTLGLAPQLGRGFTAAEDEAGGPNVALISDRIWQTRFGGTPDVLGKVVTIDGVPYTVVGVLPKAMPVPFHQVEIVNPRPLEIPYVPAQARDGGAVVWQVTGRLKPGVTREAAEKQLLQLDAALREQRPQLIDADNALQLRPFADEIIPAQVRLGTWVLGAAVVAILLIACANIANLSLARLASRTKEIAVRTSLGAGRGAIVRQFLVESLLIAATGGALGVLFAAWSLDGIRLFAGDQIPRIDRVAVDGATLLFAMLATGAAALLVGLYPAWQATRTDVQVVLKDTGRGTAGSHANKLFRSSLVVAEIALSLVLLIGASLLLYSFSRLQRTRLGVVPDGVAVAQVNLPERDYDTGAKQREFVRVLQQKLDTAPELAAGGAGFGVPLTDSQAVTPYSVGGRPPLPVHQRSLVSLRQVTPGFFRALGMRLKEGRLLTDADRAGNPLVGVIGESFARKLFPEGSAIGQSLVFGRNGETRCEIVGVIEDVKSAGLAAPVPDEIYWAHAQRGNGIFHVVGKAQPGLAAGAVLPVLRRLVREIDPNVALATPRTMDELVAANVATTKGVSMLLTVFAGLAALLATVGIYGVMAYNVSQRTAEIGVRMALGATAGSIFHLVLRNAGLLVGLGLAIGLGISLAASRVLQQLLYEVKPFDPIVFAAVATVLASVGLLAALIPARRAMLLDPLTALRAE
- a CDS encoding efflux RND transporter periplasmic adaptor subunit, whose protein sequence is MDIPRPDQSKAKRKKRILYGSITGLVLVGITVLLAQLKPAAPTVDRNLVWIDTVKRGEMRREVRGLGTLVPEEIRWIAARTQGRVDRIVLRPGAVVTPDSIILHLANPDVEQAAANADSQFKAAEAELLNLRVTLQSGVLAAESDAANAKALFEQTKLQLEVNEQLYKDGLVSALDLRLSRVTAEQAQTRNGIEQKRYAFAKDSIAPQLAVKEAEVDRLRAQAKLRHDELDALAVRAGMSGVLQLLPVEVGAQVQPGGNLARVADPTRLKAEIRIAETQAKDIQIGQSATIDTRNGVVAGKVARVDPSVQNGTVTVDVVLPGELPHGARPDLSVDGTIELERLENVVFVGRPAFGQEKSKVNIFKLDPSGTYAVRSPVTLGRSSVNTIEVIEGLQPGERVILSDMSQWDANERIKLN